The stretch of DNA acaccTTGCAGCGCAGCTCCTGAGTTTCTGGTTCCCCCTGAAGTTGCAAAATTCTCAAAAGAAGGAATTAATAAGCCAATTAATTTAGCTTCTAAGTCTGTGGAGGGAAGATTTTAAGTGGGAATGGATGGGCATTTCTCAAAAGTACATAATGCCCTGCCACTGTGCCATCCAAAAGTTTGGAACTCCAAGTGTTAGGAGTTGGAGGAAAGTCTCAGTTCCCACAATTCCTGTAGCTTTCCCACCCTGTACCTACTGGCTTTCTTCCAGACCAGTGGaggaatgagagggaggagattCAGAAGGGAGATGGACTTCCACATGGCATGTTGTACCACCAAGCCTGGCAGACACCTCCACACCAATGCACACGACTCTAGGAGGCACCAGGACCCTCAAAGTGGGTTGGCAGAGAACACGCTCCTTGTAGATGTTCAGCCTTCCCTTGGAGCTCTTTGGCGTGACCTACAAGGCAATTGTGATATTGAAAGAAGAACCAGGAAGCTCTGCCATCAGTCCTTTCACTTTACCAGGCTAAGGCTTGGTTTCCACATCTTAAAATTGTAGGAATAAAAATTGCCTGGCCAACTCACACAGGACAGATCTCAATGGGCTCATTTCTTCACTGCTCATAAACTGATTGGGCACTGGCTAAGAGCCAGAGACTGGCTTTCAAACCAAGAGATATTGAGATGCCTAAGACAGTATTTGCCATCAAAAGGAGGTAGACACAGGAACAGGCTATTGCGGAATGGAACTATAAGAGCATGCTGAGGTACAGAAGCCATGCAGAAGGGAAATGGCTAATTTAATTGGGTATGGGCAGGGATGAGGCGGTGGCCTATGAGAGTAGCCATACGACGTGCCATCTGAGCTGAGTCCTGGGAGGTAAACGGGCTCATGGAGGACAAACTTGGAAGGGTGTTCAAggagagaaaagtaaaaacaaaggcAGATTTCAGTCGTTCCGAATCCATAAATGGGCATGTTGGCTGAATTCATTTCATATACACTCCTCATTGCCCTTTAGTCACACAGAATGCTCTGAGCCCTTTCCTTCCTCTACTGCATACCTCATATGGCATACCCCTCCTTTTGCAGCCGGCTCAGCCTTACTTTCTCCTGAACTGTTGCTTTCTCAGAGACTTCCTCCACCCATCCACCCCTCTGCATCAGGGCTTCCCCAAGAGCCCGCTGCCCTTTCAGAGCCCTCGCTAACAAATGGATGGCTAGTGTTAAAGTACAATGAGATGCCAAGAGGCTAGATGGGGAGATGTTTTTGATGAGTTTTATATTCCAAGCTAACGGGCTTGGATTACTCTGTAGATggaaggaatcccctgatatctTTAAGCAAGATTTGTGTTGGACAAATGGTGACAAAGCTGTCATGGTTTAAAGTGCTGTCAAGTGCATGAGGTTGCATCTCCTGGCGGTTCCTTAGCCCTCCCAAGTCCTCTGTCACAGCTTAGCTGTGGGAAAAAAGGATTCGCTAGCTACCTGgctcctctttccccagccagcaTAAATCCTTTACCCGTTTTCTgaggacctagagaacatcacTGAAGCCGATTTGGGGACGTATGCCTCTTGCTCGCCCCCTCCCTCGATGTCACTGCGCAATCTGAGACCTTCAGGCTCTCTTTGGACTTTGAAGTGTCACCCAGATAAGGTGGGCCTCTAACGGCCCAATCACAGCCCcacattcaaaagaaaataatctgtGAATGGTTTGAAAATAACTTAAATCTTAGtagaagagaggcagagagggaaaTAGTCTATTCATGTCATATAGCAAAACTTCTGAGCATCTTACTTCCCCATCTTTCAATCTCCTATATAGCGTTTAGTATCACACTTTCAAATACTACCCTCTTTCTTTTTGGGTAGTCATCATCTTAGCCCTTTTGGAGTCACTCAGCATTCCAATATACCTGGAGCCCAGATAAATGCAAGATCGTTCTTTGAAAAAGGGAAAGGATATAAAGCTTATAAATGCacattatattttacattatCATATAAAATGCAGCTAGTAAAGTGGACAAGGCAGGATGTTTTCCAGTTCTGCAACTGCtttggagcaaaaaaaaaatcatgtctctcctttcattgattctttcttacCAGAAACATTTAATAGAGAGGAGCAAGGTTTGAAGATCTGTCTGGGACAGCTCTGTGTCTTCTAAAATATGCACACCcatgcacaaatacacacacacacacacacacacacacgggctaGGGAGCTGCTGAAGATTTTCCAAAAGAAGTTAATTTCAAAATCCCCACTAAAAGCCTTTTGATTCAAAGTCATTCGGGGCTTCCTTATCTGAGTGAACTCTGTCAAGCCCTCCTGCCTTTTCTCTCTGAAGTCACTGTAAAAAGCAATCTCTGAAGCACTTGAGCattgcaccaccaccaccccccacccaccatcACCAGCAGCTCTGCAAAGAGCTTCCAACTTCAGAACTGCTTGCCTGTGGCTTGGGCAGCATCCGATTTTGCTACAGCATTCCCTGCTACAAATAAACAGATATCCATGAGTATCTAAGGTAAGGAGACCTGCTAGGTTCTGCAGACTATAGATGAATGAAAAACACATAGTGTTATCTTTAGGGGACTCAAAGACCAAGGAGGATCTGTATCCAAATGACACACTACAGGGCCGTGTGGGGTAAATTCCAGCTGAGGAGGGTGTAACCTGGTCAGTTCCTCAGTTAAAGCTTATCTTAGAGTGCGTAGGAAGGCAGGTCACAGAATGCTGCCGCTGAGGGCTGCCCACCAAGAAAGAGCAGCATTTCCTTATAGGACAGTGTGGGAGAATGGGCAGGGATGGTGAGAGGGACCTTTTTCCAGGAGAGAGAGACAGCATGAAGAAATGCACAAAGACGTAACCCAGCAAGGCACATTTTAGAGAAGGAGGAACCAGTGAAAGATGAGGCTGGATGGCTGGCATCTTATGCCAGGGAGAAAGTCTGGTTTGCAAGCTCTGTGGACACAAAGAAGCTTCTGCTTcattaaaacacaacataccagtAAACCGGAGACTCCCTTCCTCTGTGCTCATGGAAAACTGTCATGATTAATGAGGCAAATGTCACTGAAATGCAATTTTCTCTTAAGTGTTTATCGGACAGTTATTTAATGGGAGGCTGTGACTAGAACAATAGTTGTATGTTCCTGGTACCTCCGTCAACCTCAGGCATGTCCAATAAACTGACTGTATGTCCTTTACTCTCTTACACGTGAGACAGATATCCtaacaaagttaaaaatgtttacttttcttgGGAAAATAGAAGATTGTACTAAAAATATCCTGCCAATGCCCTTCAGAAGAACCAGGAAAAATTCATGATCCAAGGTATATTCGTGGACCAGCTGACTGTGGATTCACATCCCATCTTACGGGGACTGGAGGCACTGCCTCAACTATCGGCTGTCCCCTATGGGTTGGGGGGGGAGGAAATCTACAGGAATAGGTCAACCTGCGCATGGCATTTCCTCCACTGTTGGCTTCCAGGAGGAATTTCAAGAGATCCCCTTAGGTCTTAAACGTTTATTGTGGAGACCATTGAATGTGTGGCAACACTGAGTCCTGCAGAAAGAACTTCCTGAGATCCTAatgtgtgggaggggctgtgAGCACATATGCAAGATGTGAGCTTGTGCTGGTCACAGGCGAGGGGCCCATCTGTGGAAATGGGCTCCCTGGTTCTGAAGCTTGAGCCTGGGCTGTTGTCTAAGGGACAAAGTAGTGAACTATAAAAGTGGATAGaaatgggtgcatgggtggttcagtggtagaatactcgccttccatgcaggaaacccaggttcaattcccggaccatgcacccccactccccccacccccaaaaagtgGACAGACTCTTGCAGCAATGTCACCCTAAAAGTGTGGGGTTTTCCCACCTCAACACTGTCCTTTAACCTGAGGCTACCAAACGGAAAAGAACCTATCAAgataaaaaatcaaaattcacTTTAGCCATAAAATTAGTCATTCAATTGATAATTTAGGATCATCAGTGTTCCAGGATAGAACCTCACATCTTTAAGGCACACAAAAGGGGGTGGTCCCGGTCTGTCTTGCCAGGTTGTGTTGGGTGGGAGCTCATAGGGGCAGTCCTTTGGCTTCCAGGCCCCAGGAGCCTCCAGGGAACCTGACAGCACTTTTACACTAAAACAATTAAGGTAGAGATGACACTGACAAACATTGCTTCTTTCCTCCTCAGAATCTGAAGATCAAGGAAAAGACCCAAGAAACGATGCAGATGATGCTAGCTGGTGAGCGGGTATTTTGTTTTCCAGAGTTTGGTGTCAGTAGAGGTAGTGAGGAGGGCAGCAGGAGACAGTGGCATGTGGGCAGGGAGACCCAGACATCAATTTCAAGATTTAGGAGAGCCCCAATGGACCCTGGAGTGTCCTGAGAAGACCTCTAGTGCTCAGACAAGAGGCATTGACTATTTCTCCATATCTAGAGAAGTAAGTAATTTGTCATGGATCAGGATCAAACTGAGTTGGTCCTCAGGGCTGCGAAGGAATCTCTCCTCCTTTCCACTGCCTATCTGCTTTCCTCCAGGCTATTCTATCTAAATATGCCAAAGCCTCAAGGTCTTAGAGTTGATATCTGGACTCTTGGCCAAAAAATCACAGTCTCAACAAACTGACAGAGACTCTCCTCTGACTTACTCTAGGAGACCACCGGGGCCTTACTAAAGGTCTTATTTGTTGGGCAAGGTTTTGATGTCCAATACTGTAAATATAAccaatttattctcttttttttttttgctatatgacagagtcacatttcattcttttttccatgtatcctattattgcagcatcatttgttgaatttttgtttgttttttgtttgttttacttgcatattttgtttttggtgaagtgcatgaaccaggaatcaaacttggatctctcgcatggcaggcaagaattttaccactgaactacccttgcaccccctccaatttcttcttcttcttctttttttttcatgggcagacactgggaattgaacctgggtctccagcatggcaggtgagaactctgcctgctgagccacagtggcccgcccacCCTCTCCAATTTATTCTTTTCAATAGAGGATCATGGGGTTGCAGTCTCGACAGGGAGTGCCTCTTTGGGATTGCTCTCATCTTGTAGTCCCACCACGCACATCTCTCACAAGCACTGCATCTGCACATCCTCCTCGTCTGCTCCCCTCTGTACCTTCTCATGGATCCATGAGAATTAATGGGTTTGGGTGGGGTCAGTGACTGGTTCAGCTGTTACTCATACCAAACTGGGTGACGCCCTTCTCCTGTTTGTTTGGTGTGTCCAGGAACAAAAGCAAAGCGACGATGGTTGAGGATTTCCCCAATCATCATCACTGCGCTGACTTCTGGATGGTTGCTGACTGTTGAGTTTGTCAGCATGTGCAGAAGTGCCACCATAGGGTATGGGTCTTCTTGACTCAACCTTGTCCCTTACCCAGGGTCATTGCCTTCCTTAACCTCTGCAGGGAAGGAAAGCTTTAGTCTTGCCTTAACCTTGTATCAGAGAAAGAAGGTTAAGGGTCTGGTTTACCAGTCATCCACCTTCCTGCCGTGAAGAAGGACTTAGAATGTCATTGAACTACTCAATAATTTTTCTTAGCTACTAACAAAAATGATTCACTAGCATTATGGACAAAGCAGGAGCCATAAATCACCCTGTTAACAGATGGCTCCTTTTGGCTGGAGAGGAAGGAGGGTATGGGTCACCAAAAAAATTGCCAAAAGTAAAAGCATCTGATGAGTTAAATGCCTCTTGCATCAGAGAAAGGTTAAGGCAAGACTAAAGCATTCCTTCCCTGCAGGGGTTAAGGAAGGCAATGACCCTGGGTAAGGGACAAGGTTGAGCCAGGAAGACCCATACCCTATGGTGGCACTTCTGCACATGCTGACAAACTCAGCAGTCAGCAACCAACCAGAAGTCAGTGCAGTGATGATGATTGGAGAAGTCCTCTACCATCGTCGCTTTGCTTTTGTTCCTGAACACACCAAACAAACAGGAGAAGGGCGTCACCCAGTTTGGTATGAGTAACAGCTGAACCAGCCACTGACCCCACCCAAACCCATTAATTCTCATGGCTCCATTTGGTGTCTACTCAGAGTGAATTGTGTATCTGCTGCAAATATGACCATGTTTTCTTGCCAGATTTTAGCCCTTTGAGCAAGAGTGGGCATTGCTTTCTGAAATAAACTCTGGTTGGCAGTAAATAAATTAGTCACCAGTCCAGAATTGGGAAGTAAATTTGTTAAGGATAAATTTCTCCAACAGAGTTATCCAAATGAGTCACCAGAGGGAATAAGGAGGGCCAGGCTTGTCCATGCCAGGAAGGTCTTTAACGTTCAGACCCTTTATCCCAACATAAGGTTGTCATTGCATACTCAAATGTTGGTCTCAGAGGGTCCCAACACCTGATACAGGGAAAATCAGATCCAAGAGGAGGACCCGATGTTGGTTTGCAACTACCTCTTCATGACATCTATTCTGTGCCATTTTTGTCCACTTCTCCTATAGTCAGGAAAACCTGGGGGAAGACAAGAAAGAACAGAATGAAGACACCTTGGAAAAGTTGGACGATGATAATGAAAAAGTGCAACCAGACAATGAAAAGGGAGGCTCAGAAGCCAGTGCCCAGGAGGAGCAGGGGGAAGGAGAGAGCACAGACAAAAGCTCCAAAGAGGCCAAGGTCAGGCAATATTTGTTTAATCTCTAAACACTTTTGTCTCCTTCTATTATAGTCTTGCCTTTATTTACCTTTTTGGCATCTTCTTCTGGTTACAGGAACAGGAGGTGAAGTCCGCAAAGCTAGATGACTTCCTGGAAACAGAGGCAAGAGCTTTTCACTTTAGTAAGAGAAGTAGGATGAAGGGGCTTGTCCAGGTGAAAGTCCTACTTGCCAATGAGCTTGCTGTGGACACATGATCCAAGGGGATCATCTCAACAGGGCGCCATGCTGTAGAATTGGGCCAAACCTCACCACTAGAGACTTCAGAGGCCAAGTTCCAGGCCTTTTTAGCCTGGTCTCTGGGACCTCCTAATCCCAAGTTATCAAATAGAATAAACTAAATGTGGTGGGTAGGGGGATCCTGAGATGAAGTGACAACTCAACTTGACCTTGATCCAGGAAAGTACTCCCAGAGCCACACACTCTGATGCTTTGCCAGAGAGACTTCAGTGCTATGTTAGGAATTCTCACAGGGCACTCTGTGAAGGAAGGTGGCTTTTGTTCTCCTTCCCAAATCATGCAGTAGGGAATTGAAACAGCTGGACGTATTTTTTgccaagaagccaggaaagataGCAGGCCATCTTTGGTGTAATTCCAGGGATCTGAAAGTCCCTTACCCACCCCAAAATATCTCTTTTCCATTGGTATTGACTAAAGTTCTACCATTAGAGACACATTCTGGGCTGAGCCAAGGTTCCCAATCAGAGACCTCACAATAGCAATACACTGAGCCATTCAGGCTATTGACATTCCCTATGAATTTTTAATCAATGATGTAGAGAGTGAGGCCCCCTATAGGTTTTTGGAGCCAAAATCCAAGTTCTGCTCAATTACACAGTCTGGCATGGAAGTGGAAGGGCTGCTGCAGCCAAGAGGTTCTCAGAAGACTGAGACATAGGAGACTCTCTGAGGTCTAAGGGAGGTGAAGAAGGGAGGGATCAGAAGGCAATATGCCTCCTTCTCACTCTAATACTGAAGCTGGTCCCATGGACACCTCACTCTTTCCACTAGTGTCATCACTTTACTCAGGCTTCTCAGGAGTCTTCCCTAAACACTGCCAGCATCTTGTAAGCCCATGTTAATCATTCTGATCCTGGCTGACCCCAAGGGCAGGAACCCCAGACCTTCCCAAGaattctgcttttcttccctaTTATCATCCAAGCCCCTGTCATTCACACCTCTTTGGTTTCCATTCACAGAAACCATCTACGTTTGTAGAGATTGATCTAGGAGACCACGCTGAAGAGGTAAGGACAAATCCAAACCACCTATTGGAAAAAGTGATGGTCTATGCAAGCTGGGCCAAGAATCTCTTCCTGTTGCCCTCTAATACATGAGTTGGAAGCTAAGACAGACCCATGGCCGGCCAACCCTAGGAGAGCTCTGGGGTGCTCTAGGTTGGCCTTTGGGGATCAGGGGACACCTTGACGCCCTCTTCCCATGATCTATCCCTCCAACCCACAGTCATGCACCACCCAAGATTCCAGGGACTGGACCAACCCACAGGATACCCAGTGGCCCCAAGAACCTGTTATGGGATCACGCCGGAGTGGCAGAAAAAGCACAGACCTGGGAACTGTGGGGCCTGGGATCTGCATTCCTTTGTCAGTAAATACCCCAAGTCATccctcctctctgtgcctctgctctgtaaaatgaggattgtGGTAGCACCCACATCACAGGTGGTTTCATTAAACACCACAACAGTGCCTGGGACACGGAAAGTACCAAGTATTAGTCATCATGATCATCAACATGATTCTTTTCTATGAAAAGAAGTTGGGCCCAGTATTCTATTTGGGCCCTTCCAACACAAATTTTCTAGGATTACCTTCCTTCGATTCTCTATCTTTTTGCTAATTTTTGGAAGTTCTCTCCTGACAAGTTTAAGCTTCTGCATAGGGGCCAGTTtttccccaaacagaatataCCTTTTATCTCTTATACCTTCAGAACATGCTGTGAGGTGAAAAACAAAAGCTGGATACTAACCCATTCCATGTAATATACGGAGGCACAATGGTTTCTAGTCTCTGAAAGCAGGAGTCAGATGGCCAGTGCAGAATTAGGACAAAGGATCCCAGGTTTCCTGATTTATGATCCAGGAGCCACCAAAGCCCAAATCAGGGTATAGTTTCTTGGTCAGAGTACCctagttcagatttttccttcaacagTGCCCCAGTTGGTGGGAACAAGCTCAGGACCAGTGCAGTCCCTCTTCATCTTAGTCTGATACTTGGGCTCTGCCTTCACccctgggtggggggcaggttcAGCAGGCCCTGGCCTCAGTGTCTGTGCTTGACTCccctccttctctgtctcccaACATGCTCCTGTTGCTCCTCACAGGTAGCCCCATGTGCTGTGAAAGAAGAGAAACGGTGCCAGATGGACACAGGATATTTGTCTGAAGACGAGTGAGTGATGCTCTTAGATTCACACTTGGTGTGCGGTAGGGCCCACAGTGCCTTCTGcatggaggggaggaggggagccaGCAGGGCTTCCCTGCTTCTCCCTGGGTGCAGGTAGAGATGGAAGCTTTACAGAGGTTGGAGGAGGGACTGAGGAGCAGGGCATCATACCAACCCAACGGCTTCAGGGGACAGCTCAGACAAGGGAGGATTTAGCTAGGAGTCCCACCTCACCCCATAAGCCAGACTGTTTCTCACTATCCCTCAGTCAGCAAAATGGCCAGAACATGTGGGGTTGGAGACAGGGCAAAGAGCAGAAGTTGCAGAGTGAAGTGTGACCTGCCTGGGTTGGGCCAGCTCCTCCACTGTGGTTTCCAGTTGCAGTGGCTTTTTGCTCTGCTGGGCAGTGAGAGGACTTGTGCCTTATGGCTGGTGCCATGCAAAGTGGGCCATTTGCACACCTGGTCTCTCTGGAGCTGCTGGTTCCAAGACAAGGGGTTGGGGATGAGCCAGTACTCGTCAGAGAagacactcttctccagactctACCTACACGCTGTTGAGGGTGAACATTGTGCAGGTCTAGCAAAGGGTCAAGACTTTCTGAAGCCCTGAGGTTTCCAGTGCCATAAAGAAGGGTGTTGGGGGTGCAAGGGgagtttagtggcagaattcccacctgccatgcaggagacctgggttcgattcctggcccatgcacttcccccactttgaaaaaaaaattaaacaaatggtgctgcagcagtggggtactcacatgggaaaagaatgaaatgtgaccccccaccattcagcatacaaaaaaaaaggttgtgGAGCAGGCAAGATATTTATCCCTGTACCACTGAAGgatcccatgtatctattttgttttgttttaactaatacagaaaactgcaaagaagaaaataacagatatcCACAATCTGAACAAtcaattaacttttatttatcttGACATATTTACTTCCggattttttgtaaaaaaaaaaaaatcaccctatTGATTTTGTAAAAGTGATACATGGCATTTAAAATAACTCAAACAATGAAGGACAACACAACAAAGAGAAACAGTTTAGAAATCACCCAGAAAACTCATCTCTTAGAAATAATAACACTAGATGCATATCATTTTCAATGTATATGCACAGAATAAAAGATGAATCAATGGATACTCAGACAAATGCTCTTTGAAAATAGGATCATTccataaattcaacaaatattgaattATTATAGCATTAAATTAATACCCccctggcttatttctctcagttTCTTATGTACGGGAGAGGAATTCAGTAAGAAAGGCTCATTCCATCTTAACCCAGAGTTTCTGCATCTGTTGTGAACTCTACTCATATAGCAAGTTTACCTATGCTTTTACTAAAATATCAGAATTAACCTATCACACCCAAATGTAAGTTTAAAATACGTAAGCCTTTTCTAAAAGAAGCCTtatttttctccaccttttcttAATGGGCATGGTGGCATTTCCTCTTACGGAGAAGGGGGTCGATGAGAGTGGACCGGATGCAGCTTGATTTGTTCTCTTGATCTGAGGGCCGGACAGTTCCAGAATCTGAGGCTCTCAGGGTGTCTGTGTGACCCCCTCTCATGACTCAGTCCTCCCTTCCATTCAAGACCGTGTGTCCTCATCGGACAGGAAGTGTGCGCCTGGCCACAGGAAACAGAACTTCTTGGAAACTTCCATTCCCACCAAGTTGCAGAGGAGTTAGGAGTCATATGTTGTCATTTAGGAAACATTCTGTAACTTATGGATGCGTTCTCACATCCTGTCTCAGTTCAGCCGCCTTCTACCCACACTTGCTGGGATACCAcctatgtgggaaatgacagATGTCACTGCTGTGCCCATTTTATAATGAGGAAACTGACTTTTGGTGTCTTGCTGAAAGTCACACAGTGAGGCAAGGTCAGGGATGGGGCGGATGTTGGAACACAGCTGGAGCGCAGCTCCCTCCTCTGAGCCATGCTACCTCCTTTCAGGATTTAGAGATCCTAAAGAGAATCACATCCCACCACCCTCCATTCACTAGCCAGAGGGCAGTCTACCAGTTGGGAGGGACTCTGTTCATTGAGTAAAAGGTCTTGCTGCCTCCAGTAACTTTTCCCAACTTTGTTACACcaaattccattttccttttgggAAGCAGCTGTGCTAACGATGCTTTGGTTTGATTCTATAACTTTTGAGCCCCTTTGAGTCACTAGAACAATTGCATCCCAGTAACTGAGACTTGATCCTGTTCTTAAAAGAAATAGTAACTCCACTGATCGTTTCCCAGAGCAGCCTCCAGCTGCGCGGAGTGAAGGAGTGCTGGCACGCCTTCCAGCTTCTAGGCACCAGCTCTTCAGGAGTTGGGGTGCAGGGAACAGGGATAGAGGAGACCAAGATTTCCTTAACCGATTGGTGGCATGTTGGTGGCCAGGAGGGAACCGTAGCTTTGGTTTGGATCTGTCTGATGCTAGTGCGCTCTGCTAGCCCCGATGGTTTGGGTGGATGATTTCCTTGAGGCAGTGTCCCATTTCACCCCGTCAGGCTCTGTCCTTGAGACCACGGCAGTGAttcctgcccccagcccttccctcTGCTGCAGAGCCCATCAGGTGGCCTCTGGCCCTCGGCAGccggtggaggggtggggggtgtc from Tamandua tetradactyla isolate mTamTet1 chromosome 17, mTamTet1.pri, whole genome shotgun sequence encodes:
- the C17H13orf46 gene encoding uncharacterized protein C13orf46 homolog; the protein is MEKDTSSHRRHRPIPGAPPSSMASGHPKGASEVAELQRSKSVGGLHQKGDPPSCIKKQRVELESEDQGKDPRNDADDASCQENLGEDKKEQNEDTLEKLDDDNEKVQPDNEKGGSEASAQEEQGEGESTDKSSKEAKEQEVKSAKLDDFLETEKPSTFVEIDLGDHAEEVAPCAVKEEKRCQMDTGYLSEDEASTSWICCIPYSTKKKAKDSV